A genomic region of Pyrus communis chromosome 14, drPyrComm1.1, whole genome shotgun sequence contains the following coding sequences:
- the LOC137716631 gene encoding receptor-like protein 3, giving the protein MPEPSHIMPYGVPFLFFVFCAFISTNHACNKADHNSLLSSFNRSSSRLNWSYSDCCHWEGIACDADGRVTHVLLPSKRLQGGVSCSLENLTHLSHLNLSHNLLSGPLEAGLLLSLSRLEILDLSYNLLSGEVPMLLSSNYIQIVDLSNNQFNGTIQSSFLQHAWRLSSLNVSKNHFTGKLPSSICLRSSSVRVLDFSHNDFNGSIPLGLGNCLKLEIFRAGFNTLSGTIPSDLFKAQTLHEISLPSNQLFGHISDNIVNLTSLIILEIYFNHLSGILPLHIGKLSKLKLMLLHFNNLEGPLPPSLMNSTNLIELNLGFNHLNGNISELNFSKLDQLIKLDLGSNYFSGVMPKSLYSCKFLKAVRLSGNYLEGQIQPEIVSLKYLSFLSLGRNRLTNVTSAMHILMRFESLRVVMLPNNFIGEELPDGDAMIGSGFQNLRLFGLSDCQLKGHFPVWMSKLKKLEALDLSSNRLTGSIPPWLGSLPRLFFISLNNNSLSGGLPKELFSLQALVSEKPAAQTESGDVELPIYTQRTNASVTALQYNYLSNLPRAIYIRNNSLSGNIPVEIGQLQNLHELDLSVNNIVGSIPDQVSNLTNLERLDLSRNNLSGGFPASLSSLHFLASLSVAYNNLQGQVPLGTQIQSFDATAFEGNPGLCGSPLPNKCQQNTSDNATKNMEDVHGNGNEIPWFYISVALGFIVGFWGVCGSLALITSWRHAYFQFLSDVKDRFIC; this is encoded by the coding sequence ATGCCGGAACCTAGTCATATAATGCCTTATGGAGTCCCTTTCCTGTTTTTTGTGTTCTGTGCTTTCATTTCTACAAACCATGCTTGCAACAAGGCAGATCACAACTCTCTTTTGTCATCTTTCAATAGGTCCTCTTCTCGTTTAAATTGGTCTTACAGTGATTGTTGTCACTGGGAAGGCATCGCTTGTGATGCTGATGGTAGGGTAACACATGTTTTGTTGCCTTCTAAACGGCTCCAAGGAGGCGTTTCTTGTTCTCTTGAAAACCTCACACATCTTTCGCACCTCAATCTCTCCCACAATCTGCTTTCCGGTCCTCTTGAAGCTGGACTATTGTTGTCCTTGAGTCGCCTTGAAATCCTTGATTTGAGCTATAACCTTCTCTCCGGAGAAGTACCAATGCTTCTATCATCTAATTACATTCAAATAGTGGATTTGTCGAACAATCAATTCAATGGAACAATTCAATCTTCATTCCTCCAGCATGCCTGGCGTTTGAGCAGCTTGAATGTCAGTAAAAATCATTTTACTGGCAAATTACCTTCCTCCATTTGTCTTCGTTCCTCTTCAGTCAGAGTCTTGGATTTCTCCCACAACGATTTCAATGGCTCAATTCCTCTGGGACTAGGAAACTGTTTGAAACTGGAAATCTTTCGCGCGGGCTTTAATACTCTCTCTGGGACTATTCCTAGTGATCTCTTCAAAGCTCAGACGCTTCACGAAATTTCATTACCTTCCAATCAGCTTTTCGGTCACATTAGTGACAACATTGTCAATCTCACCAGCCTTATAATCCTAGAGATTTACTTTAATCATTTGAGTGGCATACTTCCTCTCCATATCGGGAAGCTCTCCAAATTAAAACTCATGCTCCTTCATTTCAACAATCTTGAAGGTCCGCTGCCCCCGTCTTTGATGAATAGCACAAACCTTATCGAACTCAATCTTGGATTCAACCATTTGAATGGAAATATCTCGGAGCTGAATTTTTCGAAACTTGATCAACTTATCAAGCTTGATCTCGGGAGTAATTACTTCTCCGGTGTCATGCCAAAAAGCCTTTACTCATGCAAGTTTCTGAAAGCGGTTCGCCTGAGCGGTAATTATCTAGAAGGACAGATACAACCCGAGATTGTTTCGTTGAAATACCTATCCTTCCTCTCGCTTGGTAGGAACAGACTCACCAATGTCACCAGCGCTATGCATATATTGATGCGTTTTGAAAGTCTCAGGGTGGTTATGCTTCCAAATAATTTTATAGGTGAAGAACTGCCGGATGGTGATGCTATGATTGGTTCTGGGTTTCAAAATCTCCGCCTTTTTGGCTTATCGGACTGCCAACTTAAAGGTCATTTTCCGGTGTGGATGTCAAAGCTCAAGAAACTCGAAGCCCTTGATTTGTCTTCTAACAGACTCACAGGCTCAATACCACCTTGGTTGGGAAGTCTTCCCCGTCTTTTCTTCATAAGCTTGAACAACAACTCGCTTTCGGGGGGACTTCCAAAGGAGCTTTTCTCACTACAGGCTCTTGTATCCGAGAAGCCTGCCGCTCAAACAGAGAGTGGTGATGTCGAACTACCTATCTACACGCAGAGAACCAATGCATCTGTCACAGCTCTGCAGTACAACTATCTATCCAACTTGCCGCGAGCAATTTACATCCGGAATAACAGTCTAAGTGGCAACATTCCCGTTGAGATAGGCCAGTTGCAAAACCTTCACGAGCTAGATCTCAGCGTCAACAACATCGTTGGCAGCATTCCGGACCAGGTATCTAACCTCACAAACTTGGAGAGATTAGACCTCTCAAGAAACAATCTGTCGGGCGGATTCCCAGCTTCACTATCAAGTCTTCATTTCTTGGCTTCACTCAGTGTTGCATACAATAACCTCCAAGGACAAGTACCGTTAGGCACTCAGATCCAAAGCTTCGATGCCACTGCCTTTGAGGGAAACCCGGGACTTTGCGGTTCCCCGCTTCCAAACAAATGCCAGCAGAACACAAGTGATAATGCAACCAAGAACATGGAAGATGTGCATGGCAATGGGAATGAAATTCCATGGTTTTATATTTCAGTGGCTCTTGGTTTCATTGTAGGATTTTGGGGAGTTTGTGGCTCTTTAGCTTTGATCACGTCATGGCGACATGCGTATTTCCAGTTCCTCTCCGATGTTAAAGATCGCTTCATATGTTGA
- the LOC137714175 gene encoding receptor-like protein 3 — protein MALQISYGFLFIFFISSFIATTPACRKIDQHSLRSSFDIDSSSLNWYSNDCCRWEGITCDMSDRVTHLLLPSKGIKGCISRSLGNLTHLSHLNLSHNMLSGPLEAGIFLTLTRLQILDLSENHLSGKLPSSLSSSYMQMVDLSSNQFNGRIPSSFVQHAWNLSSLNISNNHFTGQIPSSICLLSSSLRVLDFSHNIFSGSIPLGLGNCSKLEVFRARDNTLSGSLPADIYNAQALQEIALSTNSLFGPIGENVGKLSKLKLMHLHYNNLEGPLPPSLMNCTNLVEINLGFNRFSGNISSLDFSKLTQLSKLDFINNALTGILPTSLYSCKSLKALRLASNDFEGQIQPEILQLKNLTFLSVSHNRLTNVTGAMKIFMRFQSLRVLLLSENFQGEEMPDGDITVDFRLQNMCVFSLYDSYMTGQIPAWISKFRKLEVLDLSFNRLTGTIPGWLATLPSLFHLLLTDNLISGEFPRELCGLQALVLQKPTNQTGHCSLELPIYFQRGNNVTVLSSQYKYVANMPRVISLRKNSLSGSIPFEIGQLQYLQQLDLSINNFSGNIPDQISNLTELERLELNSNRLSGEIPSSLSSLHFLSKFTVAYNNLEGSIAAGTQLQGFSASAFEGNPKLCGTPLPNQCLSSNGNDADENENNQDLDDDEDQSLWVGLSVALGFVVGFLGFCCPLLLKRTWRHVYFQFLDNVQFKLYLMWRRLRRRYDSFCVFFFDLVCDV, from the coding sequence ATGGCACTTCAAATTTCATATGGCTTcctcttcatattttttatctCAAGTTTCATAGCTACAACCCCCGCATGCCGAAAAATTGACCAACACTCTCTTCGGTCTTCATTTGATATTGATTCTTCCAGTTTAAACTGGTATTCCAACGATTGTTGCCGATGGGAGGGCATCACTTGTGATATGTCTGATAGGGTAACTCATTTGTTGTTGCCCTCCAAAGGTATCAAAGGTTGCATTTCTCGCTCTCTTGGAAACCTCACACATCTTTCGCATCTCAACCTCTCCCACAATATGCTTTCCGGTCCTCTTGAGGCTGGAATTTTTTTGACCTTGACTCGCCTTCAGATCCTTGATTTGAGTGAAAACCATTTATCCGGAAAACTACCATCATCTCTATCATCAAGTTATATGCAGATGGTGGATTTATCTAGCAATCAGTTTAACGGAAGAATTCCATCTTCATTCGTCCAACATGCCTGGAATTTGAGCAGTTTGAATATCAGCAATAATCATTTTACAGGCCAAATACCATCCTCTATCTGTCTTCTTTCCTCTTCGCTTAGAGTCTTGGATTTCTCCCACAATATTTTCAGTGGCTCAATTCCTCTAGGACTAGGAAACTGTTCCAAATTGGAGGTCTTTCGTGCTCGCGACAACACTCTCTCAGGTTCCCTTCCTGCTGATATCTACAATGCTCAGGCCCTTCAAGAAATTGCATTATCTACTAATAGCCTTTTCGGACCCATCGGTGAGAATGTTGGGAAGCTCTCCAAATTAAAGCTCATGCACCTTCATTACAACAATCTAGAAGGTCCTCTGCCCCCATCTTTGATGAATTGCACAAACCTTGTTGAAATAAATCTGGGATTCAACCGTTTTAGTGGGAATATCTCTTCGCTCGATTTCTCTAAACTTACTCAACTTAGTAAGCTAGATTTTATAAATAATGCACTCACTGGTATCTTGCCAACAAGCCTTTACTCATGCAAGTCCCTCAAAGCACTTCGACTGGCTTCAAATGATTTCGAGGGACAAATCCAACCTGAGATTCTTCAATTGAAAAACTTGACCTTCCTCTCGGTTTCTCATAACAGACTCACCAATGTCACAGGGGCAATGAAGATATTTATGCGTTTCCAAAGTCTTAGGGTGCTCCTTCTTTCAGAAAATTTTCAAGGTGAAGAAATGCCAGATGGAGATATAACTGTTGATTTCAGGTTACAAAATATGTGTGTTTTCAGTTTGTATGACAGTTATATGACAGGTCAAATACCTGCATGGATTTCAAAGTTCAGGAAACTGGAAGTCTTGGATTTGTCTTTTAACAGGCTCACTGGCACAATACCTGGTTGGTTGGCGACTCTTCCGAGTCTTTTCCATTTGTTGTTGACTGACAACTTGATTTCGGGTGAATTTCCAAGGGAGCTTTGCGGACTACAAGCGTTAGTATTGCAAAAGCCTACGAATCAAACAGGCCATTGTTCTCTTGAGTTGCCCATCTACTTCCAACGCGGTAATAATGTAACTGTGCTGTCTTCACAGTACAAGTATGTGGCCAACATGCCCAGAGTAATCTCCCTCAGGAAAAACAGTTTAAGTGGCAGCATACCCTTTGAGATTGGCCAATTGCAATATCTTCAACAACTGGATCTAAGCATCAACAACTTCTCCGGCAACATTCCAGACCAAATATCCAACCTCACAGAGTTGGAGAGATTAGAACTCAACAGCAACCGTCTGTCAGGTGAAATCCCATCATCACTATCAAGTCTCCATTTCTTATCTAAGTTTACTGTTGCATACAATAATCTTGAAGGATCAATAGCAGCCGGCACTCAGCTCCAAGGCTTCAGTGCCTCTGCATTCGAAGGGAATCCAAAACTTTGTGGCACCCCACTTCCAAACCAGTGCTTGTCAAGTAATGGCAATGATGCAGATGAGAATGAGAACAACCAGGATTTGGACGACGATGAGGATCAAAGTCTATGGGTTGGGTTATCCGTTGCGCTTGGTTTTGTTGTAGGGTTCTTGGGATTCTGTTGCCCTTTGCTTCTCAAGAGGACGTGGAGACATGTATATTTCCAATTCCTGGACAATGTTCAATTCAAGCTCTATCTGATGTGGAGAAGGCTTAGAAGAAGGTATGACTCTTTTTGCGTTTTCTTTTTCGATTTGGTTTGTGATGTTTAA